ACCAATGTTCATACAGCACTATGTGTTTACCGGCCAGATTATTATTTTTTAATTCTTAATTTTGAATTTCGATTTAATTTAAAATTATTCAATAATTAATTAAATATTCTTTCAAAATTCAAAATTAGAAATTTAAAATTAAATTTCTATTTCCCTAAAAGAAATCTTTTATCGTCACTTAAGTCAATAAAATCATCTGAAATTTCAACTAACTTTCCTGAAGCAGTTTGTCTAAATGCCATTACTTCAACTAAACAACCAGTTGTTGATTTCAAATAATCTACAAGAGGAATATAGTCTCCGTCTCCAGTGATCAAAATAATAACATCCAGATTCTGTGCCAACTTAATAGCATCAACAGTTATCCCAACATCCCAGTCGCCCTTCTTGGCTCCACCTGCAAAAATCTGCAAATCTTTCATATTTACTTCAAAACCTTGTTTATCAAGTGCTTCGAAAAATGGAGTTTCTTCACCTTGTTCTGTTCGAACGACATAGGCAATCGCTCTAATTAACTTTCTGTCTGCAACTGCAGCTTTTAAAACTTCTTTAAAATTTACTCTTTTTTTATAAAGATTTTTTGCTGAATGGTACATGTTTGATACATCTACCAAAACACCAACTCTTTGATCTTTGTGTTTTATCATATATTTATATAAAAAGGGACGAAAAACGTCCCTAATTGATTATTTTGTTCCTTGGGCTTCTTCTTTCGCTTCTCTTGCT
This genomic interval from Patescibacteria group bacterium contains the following:
- a CDS encoding NYN domain-containing protein; protein product: MIKHKDQRVGVLVDVSNMYHSAKNLYKKRVNFKEVLKAAVADRKLIRAIAYVVRTEQGEETPFFEALDKQGFEVNMKDLQIFAGGAKKGDWDVGITVDAIKLAQNLDVIILITGDGDYIPLVDYLKSTTGCLVEVMAFRQTASGKLVEISDDFIDLSDDKRFLLGK